From Microaerobacter geothermalis, one genomic window encodes:
- a CDS encoding MBL fold metallo-hydrolase: protein MFKHLQVISGPNNSRFPYCTSLLIADRDIHAIVDPGAGPDALHSAVGERPVNLVINTHYHFDHISGNHLFPHAQIWMNPIEADFFPNLDRVAERLGIKEIYGERGVEEWKENVADPQTPQTQYSPSCRHEWWLSSRSPIHAYAYDIEWQIGQTRVVMVHAPGHTEGFCCPYFPDEGLVYTGDIDLTSFGPWYADIDGNIGDFIASARRIAQLDSDWFLTGHQAGMVSRSEFQIQLDRFLNIIGERHHRLIHLLESGVKPEEIHQHGLLYMPKYQTDPWIAMWERIAIRKHLEWMNAN from the coding sequence ATGTTTAAGCACCTTCAAGTGATATCCGGTCCAAATAACAGCAGGTTCCCTTACTGCACTTCCCTTCTCATAGCCGATAGAGACATTCACGCAATAGTAGATCCGGGAGCCGGTCCTGATGCTTTGCATTCCGCTGTGGGAGAACGCCCAGTGAATCTTGTGATCAACACCCATTACCACTTCGATCATATTTCCGGGAACCACTTATTCCCCCATGCCCAAATTTGGATGAATCCGATCGAAGCGGATTTTTTTCCAAATCTTGACCGGGTGGCAGAACGGTTGGGCATCAAGGAGATTTATGGCGAAAGAGGGGTTGAGGAATGGAAAGAAAATGTGGCTGATCCGCAAACTCCACAAACTCAATATTCTCCAAGTTGCCGCCATGAATGGTGGCTTTCCTCACGTTCACCAATTCATGCCTATGCCTATGACATCGAATGGCAGATTGGCCAAACCCGGGTAGTCATGGTCCATGCACCCGGACACACCGAAGGATTTTGCTGCCCTTACTTTCCCGATGAGGGTCTTGTCTATACCGGAGATATTGATTTGACCAGTTTTGGCCCTTGGTATGCCGACATTGACGGAAACATAGGGGATTTTATTGCTTCCGCCCGCCGGATTGCCCAGCTGGATTCCGACTGGTTTCTGACCGGACACCAGGCCGGGATGGTCTCCCGTTCCGAATTCCAAATCCAACTGGACCGCTTCCTAAACATCATTGGAGAAAGGCATCATCGCCTTATCCATCTGCTTGAATCAGGAGTAAAACCGGAAGAAATCCATCAGCACGGTCTCCTCTATATGCCTAAATATCAGACTGACCCCTGGATCGCCATGTGGGAACGGATTGCCATAAGGAAACATCTGGAATGGATGAATGCTAATTAA